The DNA region TTGACGGGTCACGCCAGGGTGCCAGTCAGGTTGTTGTTCAACAAGGAACGGGGCAATCGTCAACCTTGCGACATCCACAAGGTTAGGACTGTCATATGGCGCTTCCATGAACCCGAGGTTACGGATTGATGAACAGGCTCATGCATTCACGCGGGGAGGTAATAGAGGAAACTTCAGATGTTGGCTCTAATCCGGCAGACCAGAACGTCTAACCACACGATCTGCCGGAAAAACAAACCGGAAGGTACTGCCTTCGCCGGGCTCGGACTCGACTTCGAGCTGTGCGCCATGGCGTTTGAGGACATGCTTGACAATAGCCAGGCCCAGTCCGGTACCTCCGGTCTTTCGGCTATGGGAGCTGTCGACTCGATAGAAGCGCTGGGTAATGAAGGGGATGTGCTTCTTTTCGATACCAACACCCTGGTCTGTCACTTCAAAGATTGCCATGCCGGAGTCGCTTTTGAACCAGCGAACTGTTATGGTCGTGCCCTCCGGGCTGTATCGCAATGCATTGGTCAGGAGGTTGGACATGGCGCTATGCAGTTCACCTTCAATTGCCCGCAGCTGACAGTCAGGATCAATGTCGACATCCAGGACATGTTTGTCTTCGTCCATTGCGCGGACATCATGAAAGATTCGACGTATAAGCCCATCCACGTCGACCACGTACTCATCGGAGGCATCAGTTTCATCAGTCTCCAGCCGCGACAACTCCAGCAAATCATTAAGCAGGTTGGTCATACGCCTGCACTGTGCCTGCATTTCGCTTACAGGCTTTTGCCACTCCGGCCCAAGCTCATTACCTGACGCCAGCATATCCAGATATCCGGCCAGCACTGTGAGTGGAGAGCGCAATTCGTGTGATGCGTTTGCGACGAAGTCACGTCGCATGGCCTGAAGCCTGACCAGACGAGTGATGTCTCTTATGATCAGCAGGTACTGATGATTCCCATATGGGACCAGACGCAGCATCAATGTTCGCGCATCGTCAATCGGAGAACGAATTTCCAGGGCTTGATTGAAATCGCCGGTACTGAGGAACTTTGCGAACACCGGGCTGCGAATCAGGTTCGTGACAGCCTGTCCCAGGTCTCGCCTGGGCACCAGTCCAACCAGGCGTGTCGCCGCTTCGTTGCACCAGGAGATGTGAAATGAATCATCCAAAACCAGGGTGCCGTCAGGCATGGCCGTGGTCGATTCCCGAAACTCGCGAATGACTCGGGCTAGGCGCTTCTTGCTCTTGTACTGACGGCGTTGAAGCTGGTGGTACTCATCAAAGACATGGCCCCAGATCCCCCAGGCCTCTGGCGGCTGCCTGCGACGACTGTCCAGCCATTCATCCAGCCGGTACATTTGCCAGACCCAGCGCGCAAGAAACAAGGCCAGAGCAAATACCAGAAACCATGCCACCTGGCCGAAAAACACCCCAAAAAGCACGCTGCCGAAAAGCAACGCACCCAGCAGCATGATTTCGCCGATCCAGTTTCGAGACATCAGTCGTCGGCAGTCACCGAGAAGCGGTATCCGGCGCCACGCACGGTCTGAACGTAGCGATCAAAGCCATGTTTTTCGAGTGCCTTTCGCAGCCTCAGGATATGAACGTCCACGGTGCGTTCTTCCACATACACGCCGCTGCCCCAGACATGATCCAGCAGCTGTGACCGCGAGTAAACCCGGTCGGGATGGGTCATGAAGAACTTGAGCATGCGATATTCGGTAGGCCCAAGATCCACCGGCTTCCCGTTGGCCAACACCCGGTGACTGGCGACATTGATGATCAACCCTCCCAGCTCGATCTCGTCGTCCACTCCACCCGGCTGCGTGCGACGCAGCACAGCATGAATACGGGCGATCAGCTCACGCGCGCCGAATGGTTTGGTGACATAGTCATCGACACCGCTATCGAGCCCGCGAACCTTGTCGTCTTCCATGGCGCGGGCGGTTAGCATGATGATGGGCAGCTCGCGGGTGACTTCGTCACGACGCAGGCTGCGCGCCAGCTCGATACCGCTGGTATCGGGCAGCATCCAGTCAAGAAGGATCAGGTCGGGGCGTTCATCGGCGACCTTCACCCTCGCCTCCTGACAGGTGCCGGCAGCCACGGTGCGGTATCCGGCGCGATCCAGGTTGAACAGGACCATGTCGCGTATGGCCTCGTCATCTTCAACTACGAGAATGGTCTGACTTGTCATGGCGTCATCCCTTGCCAGTTGATGTCGGGAGTATTGCACCAGTGTCATGTGACAATTCGATGACGCCACGATGACGGCATTGTTTCAGTCGGATTTCAATCGCCGTAGCGGGAGCGCGCCTGTTGCAACTGGTCGCGAATGGCGTGGCGCAGGAATTCCGGCTCCAAAACTTCGATCTCGCAGCCGTAGCGCAGAATTTCCATTTCCAGCTCTCGCGAACGCCCGAACGGGACCTCCAGCACGTATCCACCGTCTTCCAGCCAGCAACCATGCTGTCGCGGATGCCAGATCTCGTCGGCGGCCCAGCGCGCGGCCTCGGGGGTGAACTGCAATCGGGCCCGGTGCTCGGCCGGGCCGGAGAAGATCCCGAAGGACTGGTCGAGCTCTCGTGCCAGCTTATCGTCACCGACCTCGACAGCCTCCTGCTCCAGCAGGGTCATCCCACGAATGCGTTCCAGCGCAAAACTTCTCAGTCCCTCGGCACGGTGGCACCAGGCGTCCAGATACCAGCGGTCACGGTAGGAGGTCAGACGCTGTGGAGACACCTCACGGTCACTGACATCATCACGGCGACGACCGTGATAGCTGATCTTCAGGCGCTGACGCCGAAACAGGGCCTGCATGACATCCTCGAACAGATCGGCCGGTACCGGTCGGCCCGCATCGCGACGGATATTGACGCGCTCGGGCTGAGCCGAGAAGTTCAGCCCTTGCTGGTCCAGCAACTGGTTGATGCGGCTCTGCACCCCGTCCAGTTCATCTTCCAGCAGGCCGGGTTGCACATTGCCGAGAATATGGCGTGCCGTCAGCAGGGCCTGGAGTTCGTCCGGGCTGATCCACAGCCCCGGCAACTCGAAATTGCCGGCCAGGCTGCGGTCGTAGTAATAGCCGCGGCCGTCGGGATCCTGCTCCAGGGGGGCACCAAGATGGTCACGCAACTCGCCGACCAGGCGATACAAGGTCGCCTGGCTGCAGCCCAGTTCATCCATCAAGTCCTGACGCGTTATGGGAGTGCGCCTCTGGCGCAGGATGTCATGCAGGTGATACAGGCGCTCGCGCCGGCTCACTGCCTGGTGTCCGCCTTGCAGTCGCTGCACAGGCCATAGAGTTCCAGAACCTGGCGACCGGGTTTGAAGTCATGCTTTCCTGCCGCTTCCAGCAGTCGTTTGGTCAGCCCGTCATCGTGAATTTCCGTCACCGACTGGCAGCTCTCGCAAATCAGAAACTGCCCCTGGTGGCTTTCATGCGGGTGAAAACAGCTGACAAAGGCATTGAGAGTCTCCAGCCGGTGGATGAAGTCGTTCTCCAGCAGAAAATCCAAGGCCCGGTAGATGGTTGGCGGCGCCGCACCGGGCTGCTCGGTCTTGAGCTGATCGAGCAAATCATAGGCCTTGACCGGCCCATCGGCGGCCAGCACCAGTTCAAGCACACGCCGGCGCGTGGGCGTAAGCCTCAGACCCCGCTGACGACAGTGCTGCTCAACCTCACGGACAACCTGTTCTGCTTGCATGTCAAGCATTCTAGCAGGGCGACGGAATTGTTTCCGGTTTCCGGTTTCCGGTTTCCGGTTTCCGGTTTCCGGTTTCCGGTTTCCGGTTTCCGGTTTCCGGTTTCCGGTTTCCGGTTTCCGTCTCCAACCCTACCCGGCAGCCACCCTGGCTTCGATATGGGCCAGCGCCCGGTCGATCCGGTCCAGGCTGCGCCCCTTGCCCATCAGCCACAGGGTCTGGTTGATGGCCGGGGACTGGCCGTGGCCCATTAGTGCGACCCTGAGGGGCATGCCGATCTTGCCGAAACCGATTCCCAGTTCGTCGGCAGTGGCCTGCATGGCAGCCTGCAGGGCGTCCGGTGTCCAATCGGCCAGAGCTTCCAGCCGGCCACGCAGTGCCGTCAACGGCTCGGCGGCCACCGGGCGCAGGTGTTTCTTGGCGGCACCGGGCTCGAATTCTTCGTAGTCGGTAAAAAAGGGCCGGCTCTGCTCGACCAGCTCGACCAGGGTTTCAACCCGTTCGGCCTGCACGGCAATCAGATCGGCCAGCGGTGGACCCTGCTCGGCCTGCAGTCCGGCACGCTGCAGGTGCCAGATCAGCTCCGAATGCACCCGGTCACGATCACCCTCGCGCAGGTAATGGTGGTTGAGCCAGTTGAGCTTTTCGGTATCAAAGCGGGACGCTTTGCGGTTGACATCGCCGATATCGAACAGCTCAACGAGCTCGTCACGCGAAAAGATTTCCTGGTCGCCGTGGGACCAGCCCAGCCGGGCCAGGTAGTTGACCATGGCATCCGGCAGATAGCCCTGCTCCCGCCAGGCCAGTACGCTGACCGCCCCGTGGCGCTTGGACAGACGCGCGCCGTCATCGCCCAGAATCATGGGCACGTGGGCAAACGTGGGCGGTTCGGCGCCCAGGGCGCGATAGATATTGATCTGGCGCGGCGTGTTGTTGATGTGATCGTCGCCGCGAATGACCATGTTGATATCCATGCCCATGTCGTCGATGACCACGGCGAAGTTATAGGTCGGCGTGCCGTCGGCACGCATGATGACCAGGTCGTCGAGCTCGCTGTTGGCCACCTCGATGCGCCCGCGCACGTGGTCGTCGAAGACCACGCTGCCCTCGTCGGGGTTGCGGAAGCGGATGACCGGCTCGACGCCTTCCGGGGCTGAGTCCAGGTTCCGGCAGTGCCCGTCGTAGCGCGGCTTTTCGCCGTTTGCCATCGCCTCTTCGCGCAGTTTTTCGATGCGCTCCCTGGAACAGTAGCAGCGATACGCCTGGCCCGATTCCAGCAAGCGATCGACCGCCTTGCGGTATTCGTCAAAACGCTCGCTCTGGTAGAACGGCCCTTCGTCGCAATCGAGCTCCAGCCATGCCAGGCCGTCGAGAATGGCCTGAACGGATTCGGCCGTCGAGCGTTCGCGGTCGGTATCCTCGACGCGCAGCACGAACTGACCACCCGAGTGACGGGCGGCCAACCAGCAAAACAGCGCCGTTCGGGCACCGCCGATATGCAGATATCCGGTCGGTGAAGGGGCAAATCGGGTACGGATGGGACTTTTCTCGCCCGTCATGGTCTCAGTGGGTCCGGAACAAAGCCGGATATTTTACCAGAGGGCCGGACTCAAGCCTGGGTCCGAATTCCGGTATAAAGGACCCTGCATGAGTGCAAGAAACCGTTCAATTCGTCTCAGCGACCGGCTGCGCGGCCTGCTGCGCCTGCTGCTGATCGGCCTGGTGGTGGTCATCGTGGCCACATCGGGCGACAGCCGGCTGAGCCAGGTTGAGCGGA from Wenzhouxiangella sp. AB-CW3 includes:
- the gltX gene encoding glutamate--tRNA ligase encodes the protein MTGEKSPIRTRFAPSPTGYLHIGGARTALFCWLAARHSGGQFVLRVEDTDRERSTAESVQAILDGLAWLELDCDEGPFYQSERFDEYRKAVDRLLESGQAYRCYCSRERIEKLREEAMANGEKPRYDGHCRNLDSAPEGVEPVIRFRNPDEGSVVFDDHVRGRIEVANSELDDLVIMRADGTPTYNFAVVIDDMGMDINMVIRGDDHINNTPRQINIYRALGAEPPTFAHVPMILGDDGARLSKRHGAVSVLAWREQGYLPDAMVNYLARLGWSHGDQEIFSRDELVELFDIGDVNRKASRFDTEKLNWLNHHYLREGDRDRVHSELIWHLQRAGLQAEQGPPLADLIAVQAERVETLVELVEQSRPFFTDYEEFEPGAAKKHLRPVAAEPLTALRGRLEALADWTPDALQAAMQATADELGIGFGKIGMPLRVALMGHGQSPAINQTLWLMGKGRSLDRIDRALAHIEARVAAG
- the phoB gene encoding phosphate regulon transcriptional regulator PhoB, with protein sequence MTSQTILVVEDDEAIRDMVLFNLDRAGYRTVAAGTCQEARVKVADERPDLILLDWMLPDTSGIELARSLRRDEVTRELPIIMLTARAMEDDKVRGLDSGVDDYVTKPFGARELIARIHAVLRRTQPGGVDDEIELGGLIINVASHRVLANGKPVDLGPTEYRMLKFFMTHPDRVYSRSQLLDHVWGSGVYVEERTVDVHILRLRKALEKHGFDRYVQTVRGAGYRFSVTADD
- a CDS encoding helix-turn-helix transcriptional regulator; translated protein: MQRLQGGHQAVSRRERLYHLHDILRQRRTPITRQDLMDELGCSQATLYRLVGELRDHLGAPLEQDPDGRGYYYDRSLAGNFELPGLWISPDELQALLTARHILGNVQPGLLEDELDGVQSRINQLLDQQGLNFSAQPERVNIRRDAGRPVPADLFEDVMQALFRRQRLKISYHGRRRDDVSDREVSPQRLTSYRDRWYLDAWCHRAEGLRSFALERIRGMTLLEQEAVEVGDDKLARELDQSFGIFSGPAEHRARLQFTPEAARWAADEIWHPRQHGCWLEDGGYVLEVPFGRSRELEMEILRYGCEIEVLEPEFLRHAIRDQLQQARSRYGD
- a CDS encoding Fur family transcriptional regulator, with the translated sequence MQAEQVVREVEQHCRQRGLRLTPTRRRVLELVLAADGPVKAYDLLDQLKTEQPGAAPPTIYRALDFLLENDFIHRLETLNAFVSCFHPHESHQGQFLICESCQSVTEIHDDGLTKRLLEAAGKHDFKPGRQVLELYGLCSDCKADTRQ
- the phoR gene encoding phosphate regulon sensor histidine kinase PhoR, with translation MSRNWIGEIMLLGALLFGSVLFGVFFGQVAWFLVFALALFLARWVWQMYRLDEWLDSRRRQPPEAWGIWGHVFDEYHQLQRRQYKSKKRLARVIREFRESTTAMPDGTLVLDDSFHISWCNEAATRLVGLVPRRDLGQAVTNLIRSPVFAKFLSTGDFNQALEIRSPIDDARTLMLRLVPYGNHQYLLIIRDITRLVRLQAMRRDFVANASHELRSPLTVLAGYLDMLASGNELGPEWQKPVSEMQAQCRRMTNLLNDLLELSRLETDETDASDEYVVDVDGLIRRIFHDVRAMDEDKHVLDVDIDPDCQLRAIEGELHSAMSNLLTNALRYSPEGTTITVRWFKSDSGMAIFEVTDQGVGIEKKHIPFITQRFYRVDSSHSRKTGGTGLGLAIVKHVLKRHGAQLEVESEPGEGSTFRFVFPADRVVRRSGLPD